The Vitis riparia cultivar Riparia Gloire de Montpellier isolate 1030 chromosome 10, EGFV_Vit.rip_1.0, whole genome shotgun sequence genome includes a region encoding these proteins:
- the LOC117923694 gene encoding serine/threonine/tyrosine-protein kinase HT1-like: MEDANSWIRRTKFSHTIFHRLDSTRLASFPLTISPERNSGLKSRPQRGSLNLKSEPSDPQGRRNAFTNKQRSLSPLPESKLSDEFKEARSDRKRFSTPVPRRKEHEKGIMGKLFSKDSQDPKASNSNKQSNTSPLRHLTSTKNHDKAKFRKEPSWIKYFDHGGGRVTAVGAADEWMADLSKLYLGLRFSHGAHSRLYHGVYEEQPVAVKVIMVPDEEENGVLASKLEKQFNGEVSCLSRLHHQNVIKFVAAWRRPPVFVVITEYLSEGSLRAYLHKLEHKSLPLEKLITIALDIARGMEYIHSQGIIHRDLKPENVLVTKDFHMKIADFGIACEEAYCDSLADDPGTYRWMAPEMIKHKSYGRKVDVYSFGLILWEMVAGTIPYEDMAPIQAAFAVVNKNLRPVIPVDCPPAMRALIEQCWSLHPDKRPEFWQVVKVLEQFKSSLALDGTLNLVRYVTCQDHKKGLLHWIQKLGPVHHNTSSMPKPKFT, translated from the exons ATGGAAGACGCTAATTCTTGGATTCGAAGAACAAAGTTTTCTCATACTATTTTTCATAGGTTGGATTCGACAAGGTTGGCCTCCTTCCCTTTAACCATTAGCCCGGAAAGAAATTCGGGTTTGAAATCGAGGCCGCAGAGAGGTTCTCTAAATCTTAAATCGGAACCTAGTGATCCACAGGGTAGGAGAAATGCTTTTACAAACAAGCAGAGGTCTTTATCGCCCCTCCCCGAATCCAAACTTTCTGATGAGTTTAAGGAAGCTCGGTCTGATCGGAAGAGGTTCTCCACTCCAGTTCCTCGAAGAAAGGAACACGAAAAAGGAATTATGGGCAAATTGTTTTCCAAAGATTCACAAGACCCCAAGGCAAGCAATTCAAATAAACAGTCCAATACTAGCCCTCTTAGGCACTTGACTTCTACCAAAAATCATGATAAAGCAAAGTTCAGGAAGGAGCCATCTTGGATAAAGTATTTCGATCATGGAGGGGGGAGGGTTACAGCTGTGGGAGCTGCAGATGAATGGATGGCTGATCTCTCTAAGTTGTATCTGGGGCTTAGGTTTTCTCATGGGGCCCATAGTCGATTATACCATGGGGTTTATGAGGAACAACCTGTTGCAGTGAAAGTTATCATGGTGCCAGATGAAGAGGAGAATGGGGTCTTGGCTTCTAAGTTAGAGAAGCAATTCAATGGGGAAGTCTCTTGTCTTTCTCGTCTCCACCATCAAAATGTCATAAAG TTTGTAGCAGCATGGAGAAGGCCACCTGTTTTTGTTGTCATCACGGAGTATCTTTCAGAGGGTTCATTGAGGGCATATTTGCACAAGCTTGAACATAAGTCTCTTCCCTTGGAGAAACTAATCACCATTGCCCTGGATATTGCTCGAGGAATGGAATACATCCATTCACAAGGCATCATTCATCGGGATCTCAAACCTGAGAATGTCCTTGTTACTAAAGACTTCCACATGAAAATTGCAGATTTTGGGATAGCTTGTGAAGAAGCATATTGTGATTCTCTGGCTGATGATCCAGGGACTTATCGATGGATGGCTCCTGAAATGATCAAACATAAGTCATATGGACGGAAGGTTGATGTGTACAGTTTCGGACTTATCTTATGGGAAATGGTGGCTGGAACTATCCCTTATGAGGATATGGCACCCATCCAAGCTGCTTTTGCTGTAGTGAATAAG AACTTAAGACCCGTGATTCCAGTTGACTGTCCCCCTGCCATGCGAGCTCTGATTGAGCAATGTTGGTCCTTGCATCCAGATAAGAGACCTGAGTTTTGGCAGGTTGTGAAGGTATTAGAGCAATTTAAGTCTTCACTTGCTCTTGATGGAACCCTGAACCTGGTACGATATGTAACTTGTCAAGATCATAAGAAAGGCCTTCTTCATTGGATACAAAAGCTGGGTCCCGTGCATCATAATACTTCATCCATGCCTAAACCTAAATTCACATGA
- the LOC117923587 gene encoding linoleate 13S-lipoxygenase 3-1, chloroplastic-like — MGFSVLNLHSLNPSSKSFLQCHFRNQWSKLPLSPIWFSFGKKGRGMMHLRKRVRAPVMALTEEPLIECGAEEQGVALKVVALVTVRKNHMERMKEMTLHWLDAFTSPTKGGVVLQLVSTQLDPKTLEPKLSNEAVLDWSKTLETTADRITYRVEFMVVNFGVPGAITVNNKYQEEFFLESITFEGLVHFACNSWVQPEKVNTKKRIFFANKAYLPCQTPEGLKELREKELMELRGDGMGLRIPSDRIYDYDTYNDLGDPDKGVEYARPTLGGRQNPHPRRCRTGRPPTKNDVEAESREHAVTPIYVPRDEALGESKQEAFNVGKLKGVLRNMVPFLTATISTKDDVIKEYSGIDNLYKDRPLPKIKSQDEFLKKLSLQNILGKIREPIEEIFKFEPPKVISGHTLSSLRDDEFGRQAVAGINPLTIQRLEVFPPISKLDPSIYGPQESAIKEEHIIHHLDGMSVQQALNENKLFILDYHDIYLPFLNRINALDDRKAYGTRTLFFLTTVGTLKPIAIELSLPPTDPNCPLKQVLTPSVDATTSWLWQLGKAHVCSNDAGVHQLTHHWLRTHACIEPFIIAAHRQLSGMHPIFKLLKPHMRYTLKINALARESLINAGGNIESFFTPGKYCMEISCAAYRDWWRFDLEGLPADLIRRGVAAPDTTKVHGLRLLIEDYPYANDGLLIWSSIESLVQTYVNYYYSDAEMIESDTELQAWYNESRSVGHADLCHASWWPTLSTPNDLTSILTTIIWTVSGQHAAVNFGQYPYGGFIPARPPLMRQLVPKEHDPVYVDFIADPQAYFLSSLPSLLQATKFMAVIEIISAHSPDEEYLGERRDLSTWSGDTEIIEAFYRFSVEIRRIEKEIEKRNADTSRRNRCGAGISPYKLLIPSSGPGVTSKGIPNSITV; from the exons ATGGGGTTTTCCGTGCTGAACTTGCATTCTTTAAACCCTAGTTCAAAGTCTTTTCTTCAATGCCATTTCCGAAACCAGTGGAGCAAGCTTCCTTTGTCACCCATATGGTTTTCTTTCGGGAAGAAGGGAAGAGGAATGATGCATTTGAGGAAGAGGGTGAGAGCGCCTGTAATGGCTCTGACTGAGGAGCCTTTGATTGAATGTGGTGCAGAGGAGCAGGGTGTGGCACTCAAGGTTGTAGCTCTGGTGACTGTGAGGAAGAACCATATGGAGCGCATGAAGGAGATGACGCTCCATTGGTTGGATGCTTTCACTTCTCCTACAAAGGGGGGTGTCGTGCTGCAGCTTGTGAGCACTCAACTTGATCCAA AGACATTGGAGCCGAAGCTGAGCAATGAAGCAGTGTTAGACTGGTCCAAGACCCTAGAAACTACAGCTGATAGGATTACTTACAGAGTTGAATTTATGGTCGTGAACTTTGGTGTGCCAGGAGCCATCACAGTTAACAACAAATATCAGGAGGAGTTCTTCTTGGAAAGCATCACGTTTGAAGGACTTGTCCATTTTGCCTGCAACTCTTGGGTTCAACCAGAAAAGGTTAATACAAAGAAAAGGATCTTCTTTGCGAACAAG gcATATTTACCATGTCAAACACCGGAGGGCCTGAAAGAATTAAGAGAAAAGGAACTGATGGAACTAAGGGGTGATGGAATGGGACTCAGGATACCATCTGATAGAATATATGACTATGATACGTACAATGATCTGGGGGATCCAGATAAGGGCGTTGAATATGCAAGGCCAACACTTGGAGGTAGGCAAAACCCACATCCCAGACGTTGCCGGACTGGACGTCCTCCTACAAAGAATG ATGTGGAAGCAGAGAGTCGAGAGCATGCTGTCACGCCAATTTATGTGCCTAGAGATGAAGCACTGGGGGAATCCAAGCAAGAAGCTTTCAATGTAGGGAAGTTGAAGGGAGTGCTCCGTAATATGGTTCCCTTTCTAACAGCTACCATCTCTACTAAAGATGATGTCATTAAGGAGTATTCAGGCATCGATAACCTCTATAAAGACAGGCcacttcctaaaatcaagtCACAGgatgaatttctcaagaaactTTCATTGCAAAATATTCTTGGAAAAATCCGAGAGCccatagaagaaattttcaaattcgAGCCTCCAAAGGTCATTTCTG GGCACACATTGAGCAGCTTGCGAGATGATGAATTTGGCCGTCAAGCAGTTGCGGGAATAAACCCTCTAACCATACAGAGGCTTGAG GTTTTCCCACCTATAAGCAAACTTGATCCCTCTATCTACGGTCCACAAGAGTCAGCAATCAAAGAGGAACATATTATACACCATCTAGATGGAATGTCTGTGCAACAG gcaCTCAATGAAAACAAGTTGTTCATACTGGACTATCACGACATTTATCTTCCATTTCTCAATCGGATAAATGCCCTTGATGACCGGAAAGCCTATGGAACACGCACGCTCTTCTTCCTGACCACAGTAGGAACTCTTAAGCCCATTGCAATTGAGCTCAGCCTTCCACCAACGGACCCAAATTGCCCGCTGAAGCAGGTTCTCACCCCTTCTGTCGATGCTACCACCAGTTGGCTTTGGCAACTTGGCAAAGCTCATGTCTGCTCAAATGATGCGGGTGTTCATCAACTTACTCACCACTG GTTGAGGACCCATGCATGCATTGAACCATTTATAATAGCAGCTCATCGGCAACTGAGTGGAATGCACCCTATCTTCAAGCTTCTCAAGCCCCACATGCGATATACGCTGAAAATAAATGCATTAGCTCGAGAGAGTCTCATCAATGCTGGAGGGAATATTGAGAGCTTCTTCACTCCTGGAAAATACTGTATGGAGATTAGTTGTGCTGCCTACCGAGATTGGTGGCGATTTGACTTGGAGGGCCTTCCAGCAGATCTCATTAGAAG AGGGGTGGCAGCACCAGACACAACCAAAGTCCATGGGTTAAGACTACTCATTGAAGACTATCCTTATGCCAATGATGGCCTCCTAATATGGTCTTCCATTGAGAGCTTAGTCCAGACCTACGTAAATTACTACTACTCAGATGCAGAAATGATTGAGTCTGACACAGAGCTCCAGGCCTGGTACAATGAGTCTAGAAGTGTGGGCCATGCGGATCTTTGCCATGCTAGCTGGTGGCCCACACTCTCCACTCCAAATGATCTTACATCCATTCTCACCACCATCATCTGGACTGTGTCAGGACAACACGCAGCAGTTAACTTTGGACAGTACCCATATGGTGGCTTCATCCCTGCACGTCCACCACTAATGCGGCAACTAGTGCCAAAGGAGCATGATCCTGTATATGTAGATTTTATTGCAGACCCGCAGGCTTACTTTCTGTCATCATTGCCAAGTTTGCTTCAAGCAACAAAGTTCATGGCTGTGATTGAAATAATCTCTGCACACTCACCCGATGAGGAGTATCTTGGAGAAAGAAGAGACCTGTCCACCTGGTCAGGTGACACTGAGATCATTGAAGCATTCTACAGATTCTCAGTGGAAATCAGAAGGATTGAGAAGGAGATTGAGAAAAGGAATGCTGATACAAGCCGTAGGAACAGATGTGGAGCTGGCATTTCACCATATAAGCTGCTTATACCAAGCTCAGGGCCCGGGGTTACTAGTAAAGGCATACCAAATAGTATAACAGTGTGA